A single window of Wenzhouxiangella sp. XN24 DNA harbors:
- the hutH gene encoding histidine ammonia-lyase, which translates to MLLLDEGGLTLDALRDWEAAPGPVALADAARARMESSVAAVQRVVATDRVSYGINTGFGAFANRRISTSQLAQLQYNLVRSHACGTGTPLAPGLVRRMMLLKANSLAAGLSGIRPAVVDALLAMLNADVLPLIPGRGSVGASGDLAPLAHLALALVGEGEAMQGTTRLAGADVMQAAGCAPVQLEAKEGLALLNGTQLSTTLAIEGLFRAENLLGTAITAGALSVEGLAGSYTPFDDRIHAARRLAPQRAIAARFRRLLTDSEIHNSHESCDRVQDPYSVRCMPQVLGAVDATLGHARGVLEAEANGVSDNPLVFGDDVLSGGNFHAAPAGFVADFMAIAVAELANISERRIDLLARRVNPNLNMFLTGEPGVESGFMIAHVTAAALASENKTLAHPASVDTIPTSAGQEDHVSMAPWAGHKLLAACDNTATVLAIELLAAAHAIDEQRPLATTPPLTIVHDRIRACAPFVRGDRRLDRDIATLATLLRAGDFDDRQLPAA; encoded by the coding sequence ATGCTGCTGCTCGATGAAGGGGGACTGACCCTCGATGCGCTGCGCGACTGGGAAGCCGCGCCGGGACCCGTGGCGCTGGCCGACGCGGCGCGTGCGCGCATGGAGAGCAGCGTGGCCGCGGTGCAGCGCGTGGTCGCTACCGACCGCGTGAGCTACGGCATCAATACCGGCTTCGGGGCATTCGCCAACCGGCGAATATCGACCTCCCAGCTCGCGCAACTGCAGTACAACCTGGTGCGCAGCCACGCATGCGGAACCGGCACGCCGCTGGCGCCCGGACTCGTGCGCCGCATGATGCTCTTGAAGGCCAACAGCCTCGCGGCCGGCCTGTCCGGCATCCGCCCGGCGGTGGTGGACGCCTTGCTCGCGATGCTCAATGCCGACGTCCTGCCCTTGATTCCGGGGCGTGGCTCGGTGGGCGCCTCCGGGGATCTCGCCCCGCTCGCCCATCTCGCGCTGGCCCTGGTCGGCGAAGGCGAAGCCATGCAGGGCACGACGCGACTCGCGGGCGCGGACGTGATGCAGGCGGCCGGCTGTGCGCCCGTGCAACTCGAGGCAAAGGAAGGCCTGGCGCTGCTCAACGGCACGCAGCTCAGCACCACGCTCGCGATCGAGGGACTGTTCCGGGCGGAGAACCTGTTGGGCACGGCGATCACCGCCGGAGCTCTCAGCGTCGAGGGACTGGCCGGCAGCTACACGCCCTTCGACGACCGCATCCATGCCGCCCGCCGGCTCGCGCCACAGCGCGCGATCGCCGCGCGCTTCCGACGCCTGCTCACCGACAGCGAAATACACAACAGCCACGAGAGCTGCGACCGCGTCCAGGATCCGTATTCCGTGCGCTGCATGCCGCAGGTCCTCGGCGCGGTCGACGCGACCCTCGGGCATGCGCGCGGCGTGCTGGAGGCCGAGGCCAACGGCGTGTCGGACAACCCCCTGGTGTTCGGCGACGACGTCCTGTCGGGCGGCAACTTCCATGCGGCGCCGGCCGGCTTCGTCGCCGACTTCATGGCGATCGCCGTGGCGGAACTGGCGAACATATCGGAGCGGCGCATCGACCTGCTGGCGCGCCGGGTCAATCCCAACCTGAACATGTTTCTCACCGGCGAGCCCGGCGTCGAATCGGGCTTCATGATCGCCCACGTCACCGCCGCGGCGCTCGCCTCGGAAAACAAGACGCTCGCGCACCCTGCTTCCGTCGATACCATTCCGACCTCCGCCGGGCAGGAAGACCACGTCAGCATGGCGCCGTGGGCCGGCCACAAGCTGCTCGCGGCCTGCGACAACACGGCCACGGTGCTGGCCATCGAACTGCTGGCCGCGGCCCACGCCATCGACGAACAGCGACCTCTCGCCACGACGCCCCCGCTCACGATCGTGCACGACAGGATCCGTGCCTGCGCGCCCTTCGTGCGTGGCGACCGGCGGCTCGACCGGGATATCGCGACCCTCGCGACGCTGCTGCGCGCCGGCGACTTCGACGATCGCCAACTGCCGGCGGCATGA
- the hutI gene encoding imidazolonepropionase, protein MADQFFHNAKVYPKADGEAAADCFAVADGRIVSLGVDTPATQRIDLDGRVVMPGFVDCHTHLVWAGDRSAEFAQRQSGADYAATAREGGGILATVRALRAADEETLVALALPRLRALAREGVTQVEIKSGYGLDTDSELKMLRVIRRLGREQPLRIQATFLGAHTVPAGRDRNEYLDEVIEVMLPAIAAEGLADAVDIYVEEIAFSIPDMARLFAAARDHGFALRAHTGQFSDAGATAAACALGARSCDHLEHADAAAVAAMAASDAVAVLLPGAFYCLRETHRPPVALLRAAGVPMAVASDANPGTSPLVSLLAALHMSVVLFGLTPAEALAGVTRHAARALGADTGVLAPGRPADFSAWRIDRPAVLAYQLGGLLPDAVYIGGHRL, encoded by the coding sequence ATGGCTGACCAGTTTTTCCATAACGCGAAAGTCTACCCGAAGGCCGATGGCGAAGCGGCGGCGGACTGCTTTGCCGTGGCCGACGGGCGGATCGTATCGCTCGGGGTGGACACGCCGGCCACGCAACGGATCGATCTCGACGGGCGCGTGGTGATGCCGGGATTCGTCGATTGCCATACCCACCTCGTGTGGGCGGGCGATCGGTCCGCGGAGTTCGCACAACGCCAGTCGGGGGCCGATTACGCGGCGACCGCACGCGAGGGCGGAGGGATCCTCGCGACGGTGCGCGCACTGCGGGCCGCGGACGAGGAGACCCTTGTCGCCCTCGCCCTCCCGAGGCTGCGCGCGCTCGCCCGGGAAGGCGTCACCCAGGTCGAGATCAAGAGCGGCTACGGCCTGGATACCGACAGCGAACTCAAGATGCTGCGCGTCATCCGGCGTCTCGGGCGCGAGCAGCCGCTACGCATCCAGGCGACCTTCCTCGGCGCCCACACGGTCCCGGCCGGGCGCGACCGCAACGAATACCTCGACGAAGTCATCGAGGTGATGTTGCCGGCCATCGCCGCCGAGGGCCTCGCCGATGCGGTGGACATCTATGTCGAGGAGATCGCCTTCTCGATCCCCGACATGGCGCGACTGTTCGCCGCCGCCCGGGACCATGGCTTCGCGCTGCGCGCGCATACGGGCCAGTTCTCGGATGCCGGCGCGACCGCCGCAGCCTGCGCACTGGGCGCGCGTTCCTGCGATCACCTCGAGCATGCCGACGCCGCCGCGGTCGCGGCGATGGCTGCGAGCGACGCGGTCGCGGTGCTGCTGCCCGGGGCGTTCTACTGCCTCCGCGAGACGCACCGTCCTCCCGTGGCGCTGTTGCGCGCGGCCGGCGTGCCCATGGCCGTGGCGAGCGATGCCAACCCGGGCACCTCGCCGCTGGTGAGCCTCCTGGCCGCGCTGCACATGAGCGTCGTGCTGTTCGGCCTCACGCCGGCCGAGGCCCTCGCCGGCGTGACGCGGCATGCGGCACGGGCGCTCGGCGCCGATACCGGCGTGCTCGCTCCCGGTCGGCCGGCCGATTTCAGCGCCTGGCGCATCGACCGCCCGGCGGTGCTGGCTTATCAACTGGGCGGCCTGCTTCCCGACGCGGTCTACATCGGGGGGCATCGCCTGTGA
- the hutF gene encoding formimidoylglutamate deiminase, translating into MSRELNFEHILTPAGIERHRRLSIDGDGRITAIEPSAPGAAFDGWLALPGMPSAHSHAFQRGLAGYGEARQGEDSFWSWRDSMYRLAAGLDPDTLYELCWHTYREMLAAGYTSVAEFHYLHRRRDGERATECVDAVIRAATDAGMRQSFIPVFYQRGGFDAPAGPAQARFLHRDAEDFLTLVAMYQRHCGGVAAHSLRAVPADMIEDMVLGAAELLGPSAPVHLHIAEQPAEVAACVAATGRRPVELLAETVELGPHWSLVHATHTDHAEQALIRASGATVVLCPLTEGYLGDGMFPAAEFAAAGGRIAIGSDSNVRIDAVEELRWLEYGQRLSTGRRGCFANAEGLGAALWGRLAAGGAAPLGLPVGALQVGSYADVVTVDAGAMLFAGCDGPHAVLDALITAGDGRAIDQVWVGGRRHVPLEGGEFGPALRRIMAPGEGA; encoded by the coding sequence ATGTCGCGTGAACTCAACTTCGAACATATTCTCACGCCGGCCGGCATCGAGCGCCACCGCCGGCTGAGCATCGACGGCGACGGCCGGATCACGGCGATCGAGCCCTCGGCCCCCGGCGCTGCATTCGACGGCTGGCTGGCGTTGCCCGGCATGCCGAGCGCCCACAGCCACGCGTTCCAGCGCGGCCTCGCCGGTTACGGCGAAGCCAGGCAAGGGGAGGACTCGTTCTGGAGCTGGCGAGATTCCATGTACCGGCTCGCCGCCGGCCTGGACCCGGACACGCTGTACGAGCTCTGCTGGCACACCTACCGGGAAATGCTGGCCGCCGGCTACACCTCGGTTGCGGAGTTCCATTACCTTCATCGTCGCCGCGACGGAGAGCGGGCCACGGAGTGCGTCGACGCGGTGATCCGCGCCGCCACCGATGCCGGCATGCGCCAGTCCTTCATCCCGGTTTTCTACCAGCGCGGCGGATTCGATGCGCCGGCCGGACCCGCGCAGGCGCGCTTCCTGCACCGGGACGCGGAAGATTTTCTCACGCTCGTCGCGATGTACCAGCGCCATTGCGGCGGGGTGGCGGCGCACTCGCTGCGCGCGGTGCCGGCGGACATGATCGAGGACATGGTGCTGGGTGCGGCCGAACTGCTCGGTCCGTCGGCGCCCGTTCATTTGCACATCGCGGAACAGCCGGCGGAGGTGGCGGCCTGTGTCGCGGCCACGGGCCGCCGGCCGGTCGAGCTGCTGGCCGAGACCGTGGAGCTCGGGCCGCACTGGAGCCTGGTGCACGCCACGCACACGGATCATGCCGAGCAGGCGCTCATCCGCGCGAGCGGCGCGACCGTCGTGCTGTGTCCGCTCACCGAGGGCTACCTGGGCGACGGCATGTTCCCGGCCGCCGAGTTCGCGGCCGCGGGCGGGCGCATCGCGATCGGCTCCGACAGCAACGTGCGCATCGATGCCGTGGAGGAACTGCGCTGGCTGGAATACGGGCAGCGACTGTCGACCGGTCGGCGCGGTTGTTTCGCGAACGCCGAGGGTCTCGGGGCCGCCCTCTGGGGGCGGCTCGCCGCCGGGGGTGCCGCGCCGCTGGGCCTGCCGGTCGGCGCGCTCCAGGTCGGCAGCTATGCCGACGTCGTGACCGTCGATGCGGGCGCCATGTTGTTCGCCGGCTGCGACGGTCCCCATGCCGTGCTCGATGCGCTGATTACGGCCGGCGACGGGCGGGCCATCGACCAGGTCTGGGTCGGCGGGCGGCGGCACGTTCCGCTGGAAGGCGGGGAATTCGGTCCGGCCCTGCGCCGCATCATGGCGCCCGGCGAGGGCGCGTGA